A genomic stretch from Hemicordylus capensis ecotype Gifberg chromosome 1, rHemCap1.1.pri, whole genome shotgun sequence includes:
- the LOC128339728 gene encoding uncharacterized protein LOC128339728 isoform X1: MKELHLQRTEKQNNLLFSMENGDFSNVYENIENATLYEIPNLEDAEVEQIYDQVSENLVFPSPMVYDTVDMECQESPENSHTNSLTFQPEYDGGEETDSSHHETPDRQDTPEDQQHKQIQLLSPRLSNESSEGMAFENKELSLNDFSLKKIQGTSKNFPVTFRFPSSNNLEENNNFQKEDHEIFLIVRVSAFARYIHSCVNQT; the protein is encoded by the exons ATGAAGGAGCTACACTTACAG AGGACAGAGAAGCAGAACAATTTGCTGTTCAGCATGgaaaatggggatttcagcaatgTATATGAAAATATAGAAAATGCTACACTCTATGAAATTCCAAATTTGGAGGATGCAGAAGTTGAACAAATTTATGATCAAGTCAGCGAAAACCTAGTGTTCCCTTCTCCCATGGTGTATGACACTGTGGACATGGAATGTCAGGAGAGCCCAGAAAATAGCCACACCAACTCTCTGACCTTTCAGCCTGAATATGATGGTGGGGAAGAGACTGATTCTTCTCATCATGAAACTCCAGACCGGCAAGATACTCCAGAAGACCAGCAACACAAGCAAATACAGCTGTTGAGCCCAAGACTGAGCAATGAAAGTTCCGAGGGGATGGCATTTGAAAATAAAGAACTGTCTTTGAATGATTTCAGTCTAAAGAAGATCCAGGGCACTTCAAAAAACTTTCCAGTTACATTCAGGTTTCCAAGCAGCAACAATTTAGAAGAAAACAACAACTTTCAGAAAGAGGATCATGAAATTTTCCTCATTGTTAGGGTGAGTGCTTTTGCCAGATATATACACAGTTGTGTGAATCAGACTTAG
- the LOC128339728 gene encoding uncharacterized protein LOC128339728 isoform X2, with amino-acid sequence MENGDFSNVYENIENATLYEIPNLEDAEVEQIYDQVSENLVFPSPMVYDTVDMECQESPENSHTNSLTFQPEYDGGEETDSSHHETPDRQDTPEDQQHKQIQLLSPRLSNESSEGMAFENKELSLNDFSLKKIQGTSKNFPVTFRFPSSNNLEENNNFQKEDHEIFLIVRVSAFARYIHSCVNQT; translated from the coding sequence ATGgaaaatggggatttcagcaatgTATATGAAAATATAGAAAATGCTACACTCTATGAAATTCCAAATTTGGAGGATGCAGAAGTTGAACAAATTTATGATCAAGTCAGCGAAAACCTAGTGTTCCCTTCTCCCATGGTGTATGACACTGTGGACATGGAATGTCAGGAGAGCCCAGAAAATAGCCACACCAACTCTCTGACCTTTCAGCCTGAATATGATGGTGGGGAAGAGACTGATTCTTCTCATCATGAAACTCCAGACCGGCAAGATACTCCAGAAGACCAGCAACACAAGCAAATACAGCTGTTGAGCCCAAGACTGAGCAATGAAAGTTCCGAGGGGATGGCATTTGAAAATAAAGAACTGTCTTTGAATGATTTCAGTCTAAAGAAGATCCAGGGCACTTCAAAAAACTTTCCAGTTACATTCAGGTTTCCAAGCAGCAACAATTTAGAAGAAAACAACAACTTTCAGAAAGAGGATCATGAAATTTTCCTCATTGTTAGGGTGAGTGCTTTTGCCAGATATATACACAGTTGTGTGAATCAGACTTAG